In Kordiimonas pumila, a single genomic region encodes these proteins:
- a CDS encoding alpha/beta hydrolase: protein MFSIRLFSIVFCISGALGTFSARGFEVHEAAAEVPWPQHIGPYATGTRIEDWRHVFEDGSEVRFKMQLWYPASVNTTACKRAPYFQSIENKRIIEKIGKMFGFQSDVLKPLTRLQTNSCQDAPILMGKAFPLVIFSHGYWMYLQQNTALMEMLASSGYLAVSIAHSGDSLPVFLADGTVIDTVPYEGDGASSAEEAFWNGSDHAARTAAYLGFMEAIKDQRITHSLHIWQRDIVAVLDDLESGVSGAFLNDSIDFEKVAFAGMSFGGATSAAACHHELRCKAAINLDGFQYDARLYDTEMRTPFLLMNKDWVLYDADESPQSPDFNASDYFYEPLTMAGNIPDIYRVRVRLTRHIDFTDLALIKDIGATGDIFGDLAGPLTLESVNRAVLAFLDHYVRQKDNGFPEKTLRHYPGLVLRDAGAVARWKASQ, encoded by the coding sequence ATGTTTTCTATAAGACTTTTCAGTATCGTGTTTTGTATCTCAGGGGCGTTAGGCACGTTTTCTGCTCGTGGCTTTGAGGTGCATGAGGCCGCCGCTGAAGTCCCGTGGCCGCAACACATTGGTCCATATGCAACGGGCACCAGGATAGAAGACTGGCGGCATGTTTTTGAGGATGGTTCAGAAGTTCGTTTTAAAATGCAGCTTTGGTATCCGGCATCTGTCAATACCACTGCATGCAAGCGCGCGCCATACTTTCAAAGTATTGAAAATAAACGAATTATTGAGAAAATCGGCAAAATGTTTGGCTTCCAGAGTGATGTTCTGAAGCCGCTGACCCGACTACAAACAAACAGTTGTCAGGATGCACCTATCCTGATGGGTAAAGCCTTCCCGCTGGTTATTTTCAGCCATGGTTACTGGATGTATCTGCAGCAGAATACAGCCTTGATGGAAATGCTGGCGTCCAGTGGGTATCTTGCTGTAAGTATTGCACATTCTGGCGATTCCCTTCCGGTTTTTCTCGCAGATGGAACAGTGATAGATACTGTGCCATATGAGGGTGACGGTGCGTCCTCTGCGGAAGAGGCGTTCTGGAATGGTTCTGATCACGCCGCCCGTACAGCGGCCTACCTCGGATTTATGGAAGCTATAAAAGACCAGCGTATTACCCATAGTCTCCACATATGGCAGCGCGATATCGTCGCTGTTCTCGATGACCTTGAAAGTGGGGTTTCAGGTGCATTTCTCAACGACAGTATTGACTTTGAGAAGGTTGCTTTTGCGGGCATGTCTTTTGGGGGCGCAACGTCTGCAGCGGCTTGTCACCATGAGCTTCGATGTAAGGCCGCCATCAATCTGGACGGGTTTCAGTATGATGCCAGATTATATGACACCGAGATGCGTACTCCGTTCCTTCTTATGAATAAGGACTGGGTTTTGTATGACGCTGATGAGTCCCCACAATCACCTGACTTTAATGCAAGTGACTATTTTTATGAGCCTCTGACCATGGCTGGTAATATTCCTGATATATATAGAGTACGGGTGCGTCTGACACGACATATAGACTTTACTGATCTTGCGCTCATTAAAGACATCGGCGCTACAGGTGATATATTTGGTGATTTGGCAGGTCCTCTGACGCTGGAAAGTGTGAATCGCGCTGTCTTGGCTTTCCTGGACCATTATGTGCGGCAGAAAGATAATGGATTCCCGGAAAAAACACTGCGCCATTACCCCGGCCTTGTGTTGCGGGATGCGGGGGCGGTAGCCCGTTGGAAAGCTTCTCAGTAG